A section of the Nitrospinota bacterium genome encodes:
- a CDS encoding thiamine pyrophosphate-dependent enzyme — MSKEKISICEDLADIMPPEYQELVATATYGKEGRGWKDIGSSKELIEQHSLCAGCPESIAFRYILASLPNPEDTVFVGSTGCTSLVFPHVAVQNIHSLFGNQNAIASGLKRTLKRRFPDVEKDVVVLAGDGATVDIGLDMTMQSWFRQEKFTTICFDNELYANTGGQESGLMQKGFVAKMAPAGKTFDKVRLPEIAREAGCHYVAMLTVSKPSRVEKAIRNAVMVAREIGPTYIQLYTPCILEIGKQSMEGLDEMKDAESIGGRFVMKEYISDQAKELLDAIEAEEKAKKKAAKEAKKPVSA; from the coding sequence ATGAGTAAGGAAAAGATATCTATCTGTGAAGATCTCGCGGACATCATGCCGCCTGAATATCAAGAGCTGGTAGCGACGGCGACTTACGGCAAAGAAGGGCGTGGCTGGAAAGATATCGGTTCGTCCAAGGAATTGATTGAGCAACATTCCCTGTGTGCGGGTTGCCCGGAGTCCATTGCCTTTCGTTATATTCTGGCCAGTCTTCCCAACCCGGAAGATACAGTTTTTGTTGGTTCTACCGGTTGCACCAGTCTGGTGTTCCCGCATGTGGCCGTGCAAAATATCCATTCGTTATTTGGGAATCAGAATGCCATTGCCTCAGGTTTGAAGCGCACTCTTAAACGTCGTTTCCCTGACGTTGAAAAAGACGTTGTCGTGTTGGCTGGTGATGGCGCCACCGTGGACATCGGATTGGATATGACCATGCAGTCCTGGTTCCGTCAGGAAAAATTCACCACCATCTGTTTTGACAACGAGCTTTATGCCAATACAGGTGGACAGGAAAGCGGATTGATGCAAAAAGGCTTTGTTGCCAAAATGGCGCCTGCAGGCAAAACCTTCGATAAAGTCCGATTGCCGGAAATCGCTCGTGAAGCAGGGTGTCATTATGTCGCCATGCTCACCGTGAGCAAACCCAGCCGGGTGGAGAAAGCCATTAGAAATGCTGTTATGGTAGCCAGAGAGATTGGACCGACCTATATTCAGCTGTACACTCCCTGCATTCTTGAGATCGGCAAACAGAGCATGGAAGGTTTGGATGAAATGAAAGATGCCGAATCCATTGGCGGTCGGTTTGTCATGAAAGAATACATTTCTGATCAGGCCAAGGAATTGTTAGATGCGATAGAGGCTGAAGAAAAGGCCAAGAAAAAAGCGGCAAAAGAAGCCAAAAAACCAGTTTCCGCTTAA
- a CDS encoding ferredoxin oxidoreductase produces the protein MNKPVDIPKNRIIKSQHVKLGTKNKMGQTFTDVNSMFLDHERTPSFMTGSEVIRQAIKVASVGTSVAYPITPQSEAAALIGELYSEGYLDEYFRGESEFAVMGQCAGAAFGGHRVFTTTAGPGTLRAMENFPMWAGSRLPIQVCVTMRGVNSPLSIQPDTLEASYLLETGMLMWHAETAQDLYDFILKGFIVAEQPDVHIPIATMCDGFFVTHTKDTVMLPPEDLCLTPYDPYRSPVPCMDMECPPVRMMRDPFVMKSNYISYSTHASWQQEVRAAIERSRKHTIPLLDGLIDVENIDREILIVSSGTAVSQGREAIRLLEEEGIKVGLVKIKTIRPFPTEEIKEATKRAKHIFVPEFNLAGWMAREIKSILPNNERVIAGPKVAGGMTMPSEVIVEEIKKYLGIGR, from the coding sequence ATGAATAAGCCGGTTGATATCCCCAAAAATAGAATAATAAAGTCTCAGCATGTGAAGTTGGGCACCAAAAATAAAATGGGTCAGACATTCACTGATGTGAATAGCATGTTTCTTGATCACGAAAGAACCCCGAGTTTCATGACGGGTAGTGAAGTCATTCGACAGGCCATCAAGGTAGCGAGTGTCGGCACGTCCGTAGCTTATCCGATCACCCCGCAAAGTGAGGCGGCGGCATTGATTGGTGAGTTGTATTCAGAGGGCTACCTGGATGAGTACTTTCGAGGCGAAAGTGAATTCGCCGTTATGGGGCAGTGCGCCGGAGCCGCCTTTGGCGGACATCGAGTGTTCACCACCACAGCCGGTCCGGGAACGCTTCGCGCCATGGAAAATTTTCCCATGTGGGCGGGGTCGCGTTTGCCGATTCAGGTGTGTGTGACCATGCGCGGCGTCAACTCTCCCTTGAGTATCCAGCCCGATACCCTGGAAGCGAGTTATCTTTTAGAAACCGGGATGCTGATGTGGCATGCGGAAACCGCTCAGGATCTATACGATTTTATCCTCAAAGGCTTCATTGTTGCGGAACAGCCCGATGTGCATATACCCATCGCGACCATGTGCGATGGCTTCTTCGTGACCCACACGAAGGACACGGTCATGTTGCCACCCGAAGACCTTTGTTTGACCCCTTACGATCCTTATAGATCTCCTGTGCCGTGTATGGACATGGAATGTCCTCCGGTCAGAATGATGCGGGATCCGTTCGTTATGAAATCCAACTACATCAGTTATTCGACCCACGCCTCCTGGCAGCAGGAAGTTCGAGCGGCCATTGAGCGGTCCCGCAAACACACCATTCCCTTGCTGGATGGTTTGATCGATGTCGAAAATATTGATCGTGAAATCCTTATTGTCTCTTCTGGAACTGCTGTGTCGCAGGGCCGGGAAGCTATTCGGTTGCTGGAAGAAGAGGGCATCAAAGTTGGATTGGTGAAGATCAAAACCATTCGCCCGTTCCCGACCGAGGAAATTAAGGAAGCCACCAAACGTGCCAAACACATCTTTGTGCCTGAGTTTAATCTGGCCGGCTGGATGGCTCGCGAAATCAAGTCTATTCTTCCCAATAACGAACGAGTGATCGCAGGTCCTAAAGTTGCAGGCGGCATGACCATGCCTTCGGAAGTTATTGTCGAGGAGATTAAAAAATACCTTGGAATAGGACGATAG
- a CDS encoding carbon monoxide dehydrogenase → MSQYQVKAGPEAFLPPAAASMGIVLPDPGECHIEGRITSEEEGYEFAARKFLEAKVPTVFPGPLVLWKWNENAAKKAKAVRALADALPARLIPMADYRPKYPKIDAAVEINPNHPNLTIWHNKIDVCMFVGVHCHQANLALKIIRGGTNCFTMAMCAQAGHEDACMSFRDASVEKIMNLVDAVNKLKKQGVKSQAIPFVQIKMNRSGRVS, encoded by the coding sequence ATGAGCCAATATCAGGTCAAAGCTGGGCCAGAGGCGTTTCTTCCTCCCGCTGCGGCTTCAATGGGGATTGTATTGCCCGATCCGGGTGAATGTCATATTGAAGGAAGAATTACCTCAGAGGAAGAAGGCTATGAATTTGCGGCGCGCAAGTTTCTGGAGGCAAAAGTGCCAACCGTTTTCCCTGGCCCTCTGGTTCTGTGGAAGTGGAATGAAAACGCCGCCAAAAAGGCTAAGGCTGTTCGGGCCTTGGCTGACGCGCTCCCGGCACGGCTGATTCCCATGGCGGATTACCGCCCGAAATATCCCAAAATTGACGCGGCAGTAGAGATCAATCCCAACCATCCCAATCTGACCATTTGGCATAATAAGATAGATGTTTGCATGTTTGTCGGGGTGCACTGTCACCAGGCAAACCTGGCGCTTAAGATCATTCGTGGCGGCACCAATTGTTTCACTATGGCCATGTGCGCCCAGGCCGGTCATGAGGATGCCTGCATGTCTTTTCGTGATGCGTCCGTGGAAAAAATCATGAATCTTGTAGATGCCGTAAATAAATTAAAAAAACAAGGTGTTAAAAGTCAGGCAATACCTTTTGTACAGATTAAAATGAACCGTTCGGGGCGGGTGTCCTAG
- a CDS encoding ferritin family protein — translation MKEKDSAENSSISFHCIDAIEVSLCIERQGLIFYEKAAKKARAPKVREMFQRLADEEKEHIQSLQTKARFLQPALLNKTSSRKHVDKFIAEQLKGKVFPDIKGSGQSEIPDFQSDVEALDLGIQSEKRSIDVLSELLKKEKKIDVRAIFSHLLVEEKKHLTELEELRKTIAT, via the coding sequence ATGAAAGAAAAAGATTCCGCTGAAAATTCCTCCATCAGTTTTCACTGCATTGATGCGATTGAAGTGAGTTTGTGTATTGAGAGACAAGGATTGATATTTTATGAAAAAGCCGCCAAAAAGGCTCGCGCTCCGAAAGTACGAGAAATGTTTCAGCGGCTGGCCGATGAGGAAAAAGAGCATATCCAGTCTTTGCAGACTAAGGCCAGATTTCTTCAACCGGCGTTATTGAATAAAACCAGTTCCAGGAAGCATGTCGATAAATTTATAGCGGAGCAATTAAAAGGCAAGGTATTCCCAGACATCAAAGGAAGTGGTCAGAGTGAGATCCCTGATTTTCAGAGTGATGTGGAGGCTCTGGATTTAGGGATACAGTCCGAGAAGCGATCCATTGATGTTCTGAGTGAATTGCTGAAAAAAGAAAAAAAGATCGATGTCCGCGCTATTTTTTCCCATCTATTAGTGGAAGAGAAGAAGCACCTGACCGAATTGGAGGAACTGAGAAAAACCATTGCTACCTGA
- the rnhA gene encoding ribonuclease HI: MEIVKIFTDGCCKGNPGPGGYGALIIHNGKTKELKGGSKSTTNNIMELTAAVVGLEALKKPCEVELTTDSQYLKKGMTEWIEGWIKKGWINASRQPVKNKEIWQELHRLSKIHKVTWKWVKAHNGHPENERADALANEGMSAPSNR, from the coding sequence ATGGAAATAGTTAAAATTTTCACCGATGGCTGTTGCAAAGGAAACCCTGGACCCGGAGGGTATGGGGCTCTCATAATACATAATGGCAAGACAAAAGAACTGAAGGGCGGATCAAAATCCACCACCAACAACATCATGGAGCTCACTGCCGCTGTTGTCGGCCTTGAAGCGCTGAAAAAACCCTGTGAAGTGGAATTGACCACCGACTCCCAATATTTAAAGAAGGGAATGACGGAATGGATCGAAGGCTGGATCAAGAAGGGCTGGATCAATGCATCCCGCCAGCCGGTCAAAAACAAAGAGATCTGGCAGGAACTGCATCGGTTGAGCAAAATTCATAAAGTCACCTGGAAATGGGTCAAAGCCCATAACGGACATCCTGAAAATGAAAGAGCGGATGCGTTAGCCAATGAGGGCATGAGTGCTCCCTCCAACAGATAA
- a CDS encoding MltA domain-containing protein, whose protein sequence is MSSLIKNNLQQPLQKRTVRALCFLFIVALFFFLDSCSTYSSPVGPNGQLTSSDNSNADRSSASGSEPANQTVSSTQSLPNQPTRPQSLSLDLPIIFEDDLDQESLKKVIQNQLDAMEAINEFEPVRLENLALTKGKLKKALKTFLNLLNQNLAPDEFSRRVRQEFTFYKAGQGARKKFLFTGYYTPVIVASPVKTEEYIYPIYRVPDAPVELNFVGNPPSPIWKNYTRRQIDHQGILKNRNLEIAWLKDDLERFFLHIQGSGALQFPDGKLQGVRFAGANNYDYQGIGKLMVKDGLLTGKGERTMQGIKKYLRDHPSLIPKYLHQNKRYIFFAYSDEGPTGSGGGELVGGRSIATDKSIYPAGGLALLFIRKPILNEAHEIVRWKRSFRFVVDQDTGSDINGPGRGDLFFGIGQRPGIMAGNFKEWGEVYYLVKK, encoded by the coding sequence ATGTCCTCCCTGATAAAAAACAACTTGCAACAACCACTGCAAAAACGAACCGTACGGGCGCTCTGTTTTCTGTTCATTGTCGCCTTATTTTTCTTCCTCGATTCCTGCTCCACATATTCATCTCCAGTCGGCCCCAATGGACAGCTAACATCTTCTGATAACTCGAATGCTGATCGATCTTCAGCCTCTGGGAGCGAACCCGCAAACCAAACCGTCTCTTCAACTCAAAGTCTTCCAAATCAGCCGACCCGTCCGCAATCGCTCTCTCTGGATTTGCCCATTATTTTTGAAGACGACCTTGACCAGGAAAGCCTCAAAAAAGTAATCCAGAATCAACTCGATGCAATGGAAGCCATAAATGAATTCGAGCCGGTACGGCTGGAAAACCTGGCGTTGACCAAAGGTAAACTGAAAAAAGCTCTTAAAACGTTCCTGAACTTGCTGAACCAGAATCTGGCGCCTGATGAATTCAGCCGCCGGGTGAGGCAGGAGTTTACTTTTTATAAGGCCGGGCAGGGAGCCCGGAAAAAATTCCTGTTCACCGGATACTACACGCCTGTCATTGTCGCCAGCCCGGTTAAAACAGAGGAGTATATTTATCCTATTTACCGAGTGCCTGACGCCCCCGTGGAGCTGAATTTCGTTGGCAACCCGCCATCCCCGATCTGGAAAAATTATACCCGCAGGCAAATCGACCACCAGGGAATTTTAAAAAACCGGAACCTTGAAATCGCCTGGTTAAAGGATGACCTGGAACGGTTTTTCCTCCACATCCAGGGGTCCGGGGCACTCCAGTTTCCTGACGGCAAGCTCCAGGGCGTGCGGTTTGCCGGAGCCAACAATTACGATTATCAGGGCATCGGAAAATTAATGGTGAAAGACGGTCTCCTTACCGGCAAGGGGGAACGCACCATGCAGGGCATCAAAAAATACCTGCGCGATCATCCGTCCTTAATTCCAAAATATCTTCATCAGAACAAACGCTATATCTTTTTTGCCTATAGCGATGAAGGACCTACGGGGTCGGGCGGCGGAGAATTGGTCGGCGGCCGGTCCATCGCCACAGACAAGTCCATTTACCCGGCTGGAGGCCTGGCCCTCCTGTTCATAAGAAAGCCCATCCTCAACGAAGCACATGAAATCGTGCGCTGGAAACGCAGCTTTCGTTTCGTTGTCGATCAGGATACGGGAAGCGACATCAACGGCCCCGGACGCGGGGATCTTTTTTTCGGCATCGGCCAGCGCCCAGGAATTATGGCGGGAAATTTCAAGGAATGGGGTGAAGTTTACTATCTGGTAAAAAAATAA
- a CDS encoding phosphoribosyltransferase, whose translation MFSRIIQKGHFVLSTGVKSEYTYEYSLLSDTMNLAYCEMLNNKLKLWQDEHGKFDVVIGSETEGIRIGYQLAQLMKLPFHIMPKKRMDFAQLAVPNYPPETHWLIVDDIVTTGSTFIRAVDYLEIEEKPEAVTFACMVRRNPANMDYSAVSGDPEKEQFNVRQERFDFIDKRLVSLYSEPM comes from the coding sequence GTGTTTTCCAGAATTATCCAGAAGGGCCATTTTGTTCTCAGCACGGGCGTGAAGTCGGAGTATACCTACGAATATAGTTTGCTGTCTGACACGATGAACCTGGCCTATTGCGAGATGCTGAACAACAAGTTGAAATTATGGCAGGACGAGCACGGTAAATTCGATGTTGTCATTGGCTCGGAAACGGAAGGAATTCGTATCGGTTATCAATTGGCGCAATTGATGAAACTGCCTTTTCACATCATGCCAAAAAAGAGAATGGATTTCGCGCAACTGGCGGTGCCCAACTATCCTCCTGAGACGCACTGGCTGATTGTCGATGATATCGTGACCACCGGTTCGACGTTTATTCGTGCAGTGGATTATCTGGAAATCGAGGAAAAACCGGAAGCAGTAACTTTTGCTTGTATGGTAAGGAGGAACCCCGCCAATATGGATTATTCGGCGGTCAGCGGCGATCCGGAAAAAGAACAATTCAATGTGCGTCAAGAGAGGTTCGATTTTATCGACAAACGGCTGGTTTCCCTGTACAGCGAACCGATGTAA
- a CDS encoding protein-L-isoaspartate(D-aspartate) O-methyltransferase — protein sequence MGPTDRAVQSFTGQRRKMIEEQLVDRGIKDLRIMEAMNRIPRHLFGHESLQHKAYGDFPLPIGDNQTISQPYIVAAMTEALNLKKTDRVLEIGTGSGYQTALLAELAGQVFTIERIRSLSLKAQKILERLNYMNIVFKVFDGTYGWPDQAPFDAILVTASPEEIPKMLVDQLGDKGRLVAPVGSQEKQSLTILVKENDRTTSHEIGYCKFVPLVGKYGWPDNKRPS from the coding sequence ATGGGTCCGACTGACCGGGCGGTTCAATCCTTTACAGGTCAAAGGCGAAAAATGATCGAGGAACAGCTCGTCGATCGGGGAATAAAAGACTTGCGGATCATGGAGGCGATGAACCGGATACCCCGGCATCTGTTTGGGCATGAATCTCTTCAGCACAAGGCCTATGGAGACTTTCCTCTTCCCATTGGCGACAATCAAACGATCTCCCAGCCTTATATCGTGGCCGCCATGACCGAGGCATTAAATCTGAAGAAGACCGACCGGGTATTGGAAATTGGAACCGGCTCGGGATACCAGACGGCCTTGCTTGCGGAACTGGCAGGGCAGGTGTTCACCATTGAGCGCATCCGATCCCTGAGCTTGAAGGCGCAAAAAATTTTGGAACGTTTGAATTATATGAACATCGTTTTCAAGGTGTTCGACGGAACTTACGGATGGCCCGATCAGGCGCCATTTGACGCCATTCTCGTCACCGCCTCTCCCGAGGAAATCCCGAAAATGCTGGTCGATCAGTTGGGTGATAAAGGCCGACTGGTAGCTCCGGTGGGTAGCCAGGAAAAACAGAGCCTCACTATTTTGGTCAAGGAAAATGACCGCACGACCTCCCACGAAATTGGTTACTGCAAATTCGTGCCTCTTGTGGGAAAATACGGCTGGCCGGATAACAAAAGGCCATCCTGA
- a CDS encoding M20/M25/M40 family metallo-hydrolase, with translation MQAPNQKNIATHLTALTRERNPYTSPDQLTWAAEYIRGQMQSANLQVREEAVPFDGMSFPNILGLKEGTDPASGIFVLGAHYDTVEGSPGADDNASAVAALLEIARCLKTTRLKTPLLFAAFTLEEYGFVGSHYFLDQTGNEKDRITGMISLEMVGFCSSDPGSQTYPPYVDAAKYPNSGDFIAVVGNEPSAALTHAIADRMIQAVPSLPVERLVVPGRGDQFPEVTLSDHSPFWENNIPAVMITDTAFLRNPNYHQPSDTLDTLDMEFIGKITESTSSFLEQHLG, from the coding sequence ATGCAGGCACCGAACCAAAAAAATATTGCCACCCATCTTACGGCGCTCACTCGCGAACGCAACCCCTACACCTCGCCGGACCAACTGACTTGGGCCGCAGAATACATTCGCGGTCAGATGCAATCCGCCAACCTGCAGGTCCGGGAAGAAGCGGTTCCTTTTGACGGCATGAGTTTCCCTAATATCCTGGGTCTGAAAGAGGGGACCGATCCTGCTTCCGGGATATTTGTCCTGGGGGCGCATTACGACACCGTGGAGGGAAGCCCAGGGGCCGATGATAACGCCAGCGCAGTTGCGGCTCTTCTGGAGATCGCGCGTTGTCTGAAAACCACGCGACTTAAAACGCCTCTCCTGTTCGCCGCTTTCACTCTCGAAGAGTATGGGTTCGTGGGAAGCCATTACTTTCTCGACCAGACCGGAAACGAAAAAGATCGTATCACCGGAATGATTTCTTTGGAAATGGTGGGGTTTTGCAGTTCCGACCCCGGTTCTCAGACCTACCCTCCCTATGTGGACGCCGCAAAATACCCGAACAGCGGTGATTTTATCGCTGTGGTCGGCAATGAACCCTCCGCCGCATTAACCCACGCCATCGCGGACCGCATGATTCAGGCGGTTCCCAGTCTACCTGTAGAGCGGTTGGTAGTGCCCGGCAGGGGAGACCAGTTCCCGGAGGTGACGCTCAGCGACCACTCCCCTTTCTGGGAAAACAACATTCCGGCGGTCATGATCACGGACACGGCTTTTCTAAGAAATCCGAATTATCATCAACCATCAGATACATTGGATACGCTTGATATGGAATTCATCGGCAAAATTACTGAATCCACCTCAAGCTTCCTTGAACAGCATTTGGGATAA